The DNA region GTAGGGGTTCGTACTGTTGTGTTTGTAGGATCACTATCAGGTAGAACTGTCTGGAGCTGAGGCACTGCATAGGTTGTTGCTGGATATATCGCTGCATATTTAACATAACTTACATAAGAAACCAGTTGTAACTTGTAATAAGTTCACGAAAGAAATATAAAGAAAATGAAGAATCTCCTACAAACAAAAACATAGTAAATTACAGATCATCTAATATTACCTTTAGCAGCTGAATACTGAAGCTGAGAGCCAGCAGATTTCTTAGGTATGGCAGCACTTATCCGCATAGGTCTTGTTGAGCAGTACACACCATTCATTTCTGTCATTGCACGGTTCTTTTCATTTTCATCAGCGAACTTTACAAATCCATATCCTTTAGATCTCCCAGTGTTTGGATCTGTGACAACCTTAGCTCCTCTGACAGATGGATAGTTTACCCGGAATGTCTCCTGTAGTAAGTAATCTGTGACATCAGGTGCCAGGTCCCCTACGAAAATCGAATGATCAggtcctgcatcaggacgcctCTCACCAGAGCTGAAAGAGGCCCAGTTCAATCTGAACGTGTGTTCAGTTCCAGGCATTTGTGTGCCATTGTAAGTCTGCAGAACTTTCTCAGCAGCTTCATGAGAAATGAATTCTATGAATCCATAACCCTCTGGAAGGCTTGTTACTTTGTTGCGTATTATTTTAACAGATTGTACCTACGCTTCCAAAAAATACAGGTCTTAGTACAATGAGTCAAGTGCTCAACAGGAAAAAGAAAACTATACAACACAAACTATGCTTACATTCAATTGAAACCAATATGATGCTTCTGATGTTCAGATGAACTTGCAAACTTTCTATGGTTAAAGAAAACATCTATTATCAGCTCAGTGCCAAAATAAAGGCAATAAGGCAACCCAATCACAGACCAGACATGAACTTCTGAATGATTGTTGCATTAACTCAAATAGCTGTCAAGGAATATTCTTTTACACAACTTAGAAAAATTGGATTTTTGATTGTtcaggaaaaaaaaacagattTTTTATTGTTCAGAAACTATGAGCTTCAAAAAATCACAATATCATCCTACCAATGTTGATAAACAAGCCCAAAACAGTTTAATGCTTTCCTACAGGATCCATAAAAAGGCTCATTGACATAGATAAAATAGGTCTCGACCATTACTTTCACCAAGATGCAAACAAAACAATCTACAACTGCTACTGTGAGAGCATATTTCAAAAGGCCTATGTGGATAACTTCACTTGCTCAGGTAATTTATCTGTCAAACTATAGCATGCATGGGTAAAGTCTTCACACCCAGATACAGTTGCCTGGACAATGTTCGTGAAAACCCGTATTGCTACACAAGAAGCTCATCAATTGGCCGCAAGAGGAAGCATGTGGACCACTTGAATGCACAATTGTTTGGGTTAATTTCAGAACGAAAAGGATGGCTTCACAACCCTAGGACCATGAAACCCTTACCACTCTGAATAAGGCACGCGGAGACGGTTGTCAATCAACGTAGCTACCCTAACTAAGCCCAAGGAACTAGAAGCCACTATAAGTTGAGTCTTAAGCATCCAAGAGCTACATGTTACATGTACCAAGTAATCTGAATTCACCCAACCCGCAGCAACGCAGACGCTCAGTCAGACATTGAGAATAACAAACCCAGCTCAAAATCACCGAATTTAAACCGCGTACCAAACAAATCCTAGATAGAAACAGTTGCCTAATCGGGGCGCACGCACGGCCCAAGGGGCAGTTGAAGGGCGACGCCTACCTCCCCGGTGTGGGCGAAGCAGCCGTAGAGGTAGTTCTCGTCGGTCCAGTACTGGAGGTCGCCGATCCACAGCGTGCGGACCTCCTCGAGGCTCGTCGGCTGGTGATACGGCGCCGCCATCGAGCGGCGCGAGGCTGCTTGGGGGTCGGAGGCGCGGCGGGGAAGAGGGCGTCCGGCTGGGGCTAGTGCGGCCGCTCAGGTTTCTCTCTCGGAATATCTCGGCGTGGTGCCGGCCTCGTGCTCGTCTTCTTTTCCTTCGCCCATATTTGGGCCTTTATCGGGCCCATATTTGGGTGGGTTGGTGGTCGGT from Panicum hallii strain FIL2 chromosome 9, PHallii_v3.1, whole genome shotgun sequence includes:
- the LOC112876018 gene encoding polyadenylate-binding protein RBP47B', producing the protein MAAPYHQPTSLEEVRTLWIGDLQYWTDENYLYGCFAHTGEVQSVKIIRNKVTSLPEGYGFIEFISHEAAEKVLQTYNGTQMPGTEHTFRLNWASFSSGERRPDAGPDHSIFVGDLAPDVTDYLLQETFRVNYPSVRGAKVVTDPNTGRSKGYGFVKFADENEKNRAMTEMNGVYCSTRPMRISAAIPKKSAGSQLQYSAAKAIYPATTYAVPQLQTVLPDSDPTNTTIFIGNLDPNVTEDELRQICVQFGELIYVKIPVGKGCGFVQYAARASAEEAVQRLHGTMIGQQAVRLSWGRSPASKQDPSAVWSQQADPNQWASTYYGYGYDAYGYAQDPSYAYGAYAGYSQYPQQVDGTGDPASVAGSHPGIEQKEEPYDPMNIPDVDKLNASYMAVHGRAMLGRSLWLKTNPLPQPA